The following are encoded together in the Labrus mixtus chromosome 2, fLabMix1.1, whole genome shotgun sequence genome:
- the dcaf15 gene encoding DDB1- and CUL4-associated factor 15: protein MAPSSKSEKDEGKQKAQRKHKDHVVKLLMRAKLSGRISQRLFRKLPPRVCVPLKNIVSEEFLRAGHIFLGFTKCGRYVLSYTSDCGEDDDFSFYTYHLYWWEFNLHSRLKQVHHVRLFAGEEIYSDLYLTVCEWPNDHSKIVIFGFNTRSSSSVLMNLMMSDENNRDIYITIASMPPPKPCSQCCPVPSTTTIRTGSGECLEHGYVLNSRYQVVYPFPTFQPAFQLKKDQVILLNTSYSLVACSISLSPGKQGQSSHILYTKKAALSIQAPASSPSTSLASSSPSLPQGSTESQVSPSRPVHVPSSPSQSQAAVRAREFAADLFRRAQGAGGGTENEGQAERKTVDGCENEAAQRPGDERTHLDERREEHDCRERKETERRTCLPEASTSVGSHSLPPCSEQVMSPASSSLSPSPSSPQTPSSSQEASPSEPGYVNYSRLHYRLQQPGAAEQNSGDYEDDKVQLPFTVTDLKGRNLQLVTEPHNGQTVCVEQLTLDFEYLINEVIRSDAAWAPQFCSFSDYDVVILEVCPETNTVMINIGLLLLAFSNSDEEHCRPNTYHSNLQVSWDLNTGVCQTVGVGDLTEVKGQTSGSVWSSYRKSCVNTVMKWLVPECSSRYINRMTNEALHKGSSLQVLADSDRCTWIVL, encoded by the exons ATGGCGCCCAGCTCGAAATCCGAAAAGGACGAGGGCAAACAGAAAgctcaaagaaaacacaaagaccatGTCGTGAAGCTTTTAATGCGTGCGAAG CTTTCAGGAAGGATTTCTCAGCGCCTGTTCAGGAAGCTGCCACCTCGAGTCTGTGTCCCTTTAAAGAACATAGTCAGCGAAGAGTTCCTGAGAGCAGG ACACATCTTTCTTGGTTTCACTAAATGCGGCCGCTATGTGCTGTCCTACACCAGCGACTGTGGagaagatgatgatttttctttctATACATACCATCTCTATTGGTGGGAGTTCAACCTACACAGTCGGCTCAAACAG GTCCATCATGTACGTCTGTTTGCTGGAGAGGAAATCTACAGTGACCTGTActtgactgtgtgtgagtggcCCAATGACCACTCAAAAATAGTAATATTCGGCTTCAA TACACGCAGTTCAAGCTCTGTTCTGATGAACCTAATGATGAGtgatgaaaacaacagagacataTACATCACTATTGCCTCCATGCCTCCTCCTAAACCTTGTTCCCAGTGCTGCCCTGTACCCTCAACCACTACCatacgcacag GAAGTGGTGAGTGTCTGGAGCATGGCTATGTGCTCAACAGCAGGTACCAGGTGGTGTACCCGTTCCCAACTTTCCAGCCAGCTTTCCAGCTGAAAAAGGACCAGGTCATTCTGTTAAACACAAGCTACTCTCTGGTGGCATGCAGCATCTCACTCAGCCCAG GTAAACAGGGTCAGTCATCGCATATCCTTTACACAAAAAAGGCAGCTCTGTCGATTCAAGCACCTGCCTCTTCTCCCTCCACCTCCTTggcctcctcttctccttcactACCTCAGGGATCTACAGAAAGCCAGGTTTCGCCAAGCAGACCCGTTCACGTTCCCTCATCTCCTAGCCAGTCACAGGCAGCTGTGCGAGCCCGGGAGTTTGCTGCTGACCTCTTCAGACGGGCccagggagcaggaggagggacaGAAAATGAAGGCCAGGCAGAAAGGAAAACTGTTGATGGTTGTGAAAATGAAGCAGCACAGAGGCCAGGAGATGAAAGGACACATTTAGATGAGAGGCGAGAGGAGCATGACTgtagagagaggaaggagacagaaagaaggaCTTGTTTACCAGAAGCATCAACATCAGTTGGGAGCCACAGTTTGCCACCATGCTCTGAACAAGTGATGTCTCCTGCCTCCTCTTCCCTGTCACCGTCCCCGTCATCGCCCCAGACACCCTCTTCATCCCAGGAGGCTTCCCCAAGCGAACCCGGGTATGTCAACTATTCACGCCTTCACTACCGCCTCCAACAGCcaggagcagcagagcagaattCAGGAG ATTATGAAGATGATAAAGTTCAGCTACCATTTACTGTCACTGACCTTAAAGGAAGAAACCTGCAGCTGGTGACTGAGCCACACAacggacag ACCGTGTGTGTGGAGCAGTTGACCCTGGACTTTGAGTATCTTATAAATGAGGTGATCAGGAGCGATGCTGCCTGGGCTCCTCAGTTCTGCTCCTTTAGCGACTATGATGTTGTGATATTGGAG GTGTGTCCTGAAACCAACACAGTGATGATCAACATCGGTCTGCTGTTACTGGCCTTCTCCAACTCAGATGAGGAGCACTGCAG GCCAAACACATACCATTCCAACCTGCAGGTCAGCTGGGACCTGAACACAGGTGTCTGTCAGACTGTGGGTGTTGGTGACCtgacagaggtcaaaggtcagacaaG TGGGAGTGTGTGGAGTTCTTACAGGAAGtcctgtgtgaacacagtgaTGAAGTGGTTGGTTCCAGAGTGCAGCTCCCGCTACATTAATCGCATGACCAACGAGGCTTTACACAAAG GCTCGTCACTGCAAGTGTTGGCTGATAGCGACCGATGTACCTGGATCGTGTTATGA
- the khsrp gene encoding far upstream element-binding protein 2 isoform X3 encodes MSDYGALPTNGVGAGMKKDAFADAVQRARQIAAKIGGDGVPSVSNNGGAESYPFAAQKRSLEEAAIGAQLAALSQQSARPSTMTEEYRVPDGMVGLIIGRGGEQINKIQQDSGCKVQIAHGELDSAGLSERSVSLTGSPDAVQRAKALIDDIVSRGHETTNGQTGSMQEMIIPAGKAGLIIGKGGETIKQLQERAGVKMILIQDGSQPPNIDKPLRIIGDPYKVQQAKEMVNEILRERDHAGFGDRNEYGSRMGGGGGGGGGGGGGGGGGGGGGGGGGIDIAVPRHSVGVVIGRSGEMIKKIQSDAGVKIQFKPDDGTGPDKIAHIMGPPDQCQHAASIITDLLNSIRAREEGGQGGPPGSGGGMPPGGRGRGRGQGNWGPPGGEMTFSIPAHKCGLVIGRGGENVKAINQQTGAFVEISRQPPPNGDPNFKLFIIRGSPQQIDHAKQLIEEKIEAPLCPVGGGPGPGGPGGPGPMGGPYNPNPYNAGPPGGAPHGGAPGGPQFCPQGWGNTYQQWQAPAPHDPSKAAADPNAAWAAYYAQYYGQQPGGAMAGQTPGAPAAAAPGDQSQAAQAAGGQPDYTKAWEEYYKKMGITQPAGGAAPAPGAAAAATAAAGGAAAGGQQDYSAAWAEYYRQQAAYYGQGGQAPGQAPGPQQGQQAQ; translated from the exons ATGTCTGATTACGGCGCTCTACCGACAAATGGAGTCGGTGCTGGGATGAAAAAAGACGCTTTTGCTGATGCTGTACAACGAGCCAGACAG ATTGCAGCTAAAATCGGTGGAGACGGTGTTCCCTCAGTGAGCAACAACGGTGGAGCTGAGAGTTATCCCTTCGCAGCACAGAAACGGTCCTTGGAAGAAGCAG CTATTGGAGCTCAGCTGGCTGCCCTGTCCCAACAAAG TGCCAGGCCCTCCACGATGACAGAGGAGTATAGGGTGCCTGATGGCATGGTCGGCCTCA TCATTGGCCGAGGAGGTGAACAGATTAACAAAATCCAGCAGGATTCTGGCTGCAAGGTCCAGATTGCGCATGGTGAGCTAG ACAGTGCTGGTCTTTCAGAAAGAAGTGTTTCTCTGACCGGATCCCCAGATGCTGTACA GAGAGCTAAGGCCCTTATAGATGACATAGTGTCCAGGGGTCATGAGACGACCAATGGGCAGACAGGTTCCATGCAGGAGATGATCATCCCTGCAGGCAAGGCTGGGCTTATTATAGGCAAAGGAGGAGAGACCATCAAACAGCTACAG GAGCGGGCTGGTGTTAAAATGATTCTTATTCAAGATGGATCCCAGCCACCCAACATTGATAAACCTCTGCGCATCATTGGAGACCCCTACAAAGTGCAG caaGCAAAGGAGATGGTTAATGAGATTCTACGAGAAAGGGATCATGCAGGTTTTGGAGACCGGAATGAATACGGTTCAaggatgggaggaggaggaggaggtggaggcggcggcggtggaggtggtggtggtggtggcggcGGTGGCGGTGGTGGTGGTATTGAT ATCGCTGTGCCCCGCCATTCTGTGGGAGTTGTAATTGGCCGAAGTGGCGAGATGATCAAGAAGATCCAGAGTGATGCTGGAGTGAAGATACAGTTTAAACCTG ATGATGGTACAGGTCCGGATAAAATAGCCCATATTATGGGTCCACCAGACCAGTGTCAGCACGCAGCCTCCATCATCACTGACCTGCTAAATAGCATCCGTGCCAGAGAGGAGGGTGGGCAGGGG GGTCCCCCAGGCTCTGGTGGAGGGATGCCACCTGGAGGACGAGGGCGGGGTAGAGGCCAGGGAAACTGGGGTCCTCCAGGAGGAGAGATGACCTTCTCCATCCCTGCTCACAAATGTGGGCTTGTCAtcggcagaggaggagagaacgTCAAGGCCATCAACCAACAGACCGGGGCGTTTGTTGAGATTTCTCGCCAGCCACCACCAAATGGTGACCCAAACTTCAAACTGTTCATCATCCGTGGGTCGCCACAACAGATTGACCATGCGAAGCAGCTTATAGAAGAGAAGATTGAG GCTCCATTGTGTCCAGTTGGTGGGGGTCCTGGTCCAGGGGGCCCAGGTGGGCCAGGTCCAATGGGTGGTCCTTATAATCCCAACCCTTACAATGCAGGGCCTCCTGGTGGAGCTCCTCA TGGGGGGGCACCTGGTGGTCCACAGTTCTGTCCTCAGGGTTGGGGAAATACCTATCAGCAGTGGCAAGCCCCTGCTCCACATGACCCAA GTAAGGCAGCAGCAGACCCGAACGCAGCATGGGCAGCCTACTATGCACAGTATTACGGTCAACAGCCAGGGGGCGCCATGGCAGGTCAGACTCCAGGAGCccctgctgcagcagcaccagGGGACCAGAGCCAGGCTGCACAGGCTGCTGGGGGGCAGCCGGACTACACTAAAGCTTGGGAGGAGTACTACAAGAAGATGGGCATAA cCCAGCCAGCAGGAGGGGCAGCACCTGCTCCAGGCGCAGCAGCAGCTGCCACAGCGGcggctggaggagctgcagctggagGCCAGCAGGACTACAGTGCAGCCTGGGCTGAGTACTACAGACAGCAGGCTGCCTACTATGGACAGGGAGGGCAGGCACCTGGACAGGCTCCTGGTCCACAGCAGGGACAACAG GCTCAGTAA
- the khsrp gene encoding far upstream element-binding protein 2 isoform X4 encodes MTEEYRVPDGMVGLIIGRGGEQINKIQQDSGCKVQIAHGELDSAGLSERSVSLTGSPDAVQRAKALIDDIVSRGHETTNGQTGSMQEMIIPAGKAGLIIGKGGETIKQLQERAGVKMILIQDGSQPPNIDKPLRIIGDPYKVQQAKEMVNEILRERDHAGFGDRNEYGSRMGGGGGGGGGGGGGGGGGGGGGGGGGIDIAVPRHSVGVVIGRSGEMIKKIQSDAGVKIQFKPDDGTGPDKIAHIMGPPDQCQHAASIITDLLNSIRAREEGGQGGPPGSGGGMPPGGRGRGRGQGNWGPPGGEMTFSIPAHKCGLVIGRGGENVKAINQQTGAFVEISRQPPPNGDPNFKLFIIRGSPQQIDHAKQLIEEKIEAPLCPVGGGPGPGGPGGPGPMGGPYNPNPYNAGPPGGAPHGGAPGGPQFCPQGWGNTYQQWQAPAPHDPSKAAADPNAAWAAYYAQYYGQQPGGAMAGQTPGAPAAAAPGDQSQAAQAAGGQPDYTKAWEEYYKKMGITQPAGGAAPAPGAAAAATAAAGGAAAGGQQDYSAAWAEYYRQQAAYYGQGGQAPGQAPGPQQGQQAQ; translated from the exons ATGACAGAGGAGTATAGGGTGCCTGATGGCATGGTCGGCCTCA TCATTGGCCGAGGAGGTGAACAGATTAACAAAATCCAGCAGGATTCTGGCTGCAAGGTCCAGATTGCGCATGGTGAGCTAG ACAGTGCTGGTCTTTCAGAAAGAAGTGTTTCTCTGACCGGATCCCCAGATGCTGTACA GAGAGCTAAGGCCCTTATAGATGACATAGTGTCCAGGGGTCATGAGACGACCAATGGGCAGACAGGTTCCATGCAGGAGATGATCATCCCTGCAGGCAAGGCTGGGCTTATTATAGGCAAAGGAGGAGAGACCATCAAACAGCTACAG GAGCGGGCTGGTGTTAAAATGATTCTTATTCAAGATGGATCCCAGCCACCCAACATTGATAAACCTCTGCGCATCATTGGAGACCCCTACAAAGTGCAG caaGCAAAGGAGATGGTTAATGAGATTCTACGAGAAAGGGATCATGCAGGTTTTGGAGACCGGAATGAATACGGTTCAaggatgggaggaggaggaggaggtggaggcggcggcggtggaggtggtggtggtggtggcggcGGTGGCGGTGGTGGTGGTATTGAT ATCGCTGTGCCCCGCCATTCTGTGGGAGTTGTAATTGGCCGAAGTGGCGAGATGATCAAGAAGATCCAGAGTGATGCTGGAGTGAAGATACAGTTTAAACCTG ATGATGGTACAGGTCCGGATAAAATAGCCCATATTATGGGTCCACCAGACCAGTGTCAGCACGCAGCCTCCATCATCACTGACCTGCTAAATAGCATCCGTGCCAGAGAGGAGGGTGGGCAGGGG GGTCCCCCAGGCTCTGGTGGAGGGATGCCACCTGGAGGACGAGGGCGGGGTAGAGGCCAGGGAAACTGGGGTCCTCCAGGAGGAGAGATGACCTTCTCCATCCCTGCTCACAAATGTGGGCTTGTCAtcggcagaggaggagagaacgTCAAGGCCATCAACCAACAGACCGGGGCGTTTGTTGAGATTTCTCGCCAGCCACCACCAAATGGTGACCCAAACTTCAAACTGTTCATCATCCGTGGGTCGCCACAACAGATTGACCATGCGAAGCAGCTTATAGAAGAGAAGATTGAG GCTCCATTGTGTCCAGTTGGTGGGGGTCCTGGTCCAGGGGGCCCAGGTGGGCCAGGTCCAATGGGTGGTCCTTATAATCCCAACCCTTACAATGCAGGGCCTCCTGGTGGAGCTCCTCA TGGGGGGGCACCTGGTGGTCCACAGTTCTGTCCTCAGGGTTGGGGAAATACCTATCAGCAGTGGCAAGCCCCTGCTCCACATGACCCAA GTAAGGCAGCAGCAGACCCGAACGCAGCATGGGCAGCCTACTATGCACAGTATTACGGTCAACAGCCAGGGGGCGCCATGGCAGGTCAGACTCCAGGAGCccctgctgcagcagcaccagGGGACCAGAGCCAGGCTGCACAGGCTGCTGGGGGGCAGCCGGACTACACTAAAGCTTGGGAGGAGTACTACAAGAAGATGGGCATAA cCCAGCCAGCAGGAGGGGCAGCACCTGCTCCAGGCGCAGCAGCAGCTGCCACAGCGGcggctggaggagctgcagctggagGCCAGCAGGACTACAGTGCAGCCTGGGCTGAGTACTACAGACAGCAGGCTGCCTACTATGGACAGGGAGGGCAGGCACCTGGACAGGCTCCTGGTCCACAGCAGGGACAACAG GCTCAGTAA
- the khsrp gene encoding far upstream element-binding protein 2 isoform X2 has product MSDYGALPTNGVGAGMKKDAFADAVQRARQIAAKIGGDGVPSVSNNGGAESYPFAAQKRSLEEADEPDAKKVASQSEIDSALSIGAQLAALSQQSARPSTMTEEYRVPDGMVGLIIGRGGEQINKIQQDSGCKVQIAHDSAGLSERSVSLTGSPDAVQRAKALIDDIVSRGHETTNGQTGSMQEMIIPAGKAGLIIGKGGETIKQLQERAGVKMILIQDGSQPPNIDKPLRIIGDPYKVQQAKEMVNEILRERDHAGFGDRNEYGSRMGGGGGGGGGGGGGGGGGGGGGGGGGIDIAVPRHSVGVVIGRSGEMIKKIQSDAGVKIQFKPDDGTGPDKIAHIMGPPDQCQHAASIITDLLNSIRAREEGGQGGPPGSGGGMPPGGRGRGRGQGNWGPPGGEMTFSIPAHKCGLVIGRGGENVKAINQQTGAFVEISRQPPPNGDPNFKLFIIRGSPQQIDHAKQLIEEKIEAPLCPVGGGPGPGGPGGPGPMGGPYNPNPYNAGPPGGAPHGGAPGGPQFCPQGWGNTYQQWQAPAPHDPSKAAADPNAAWAAYYAQYYGQQPGGAMAGQTPGAPAAAAPGDQSQAAQAAGGQPDYTKAWEEYYKKMGITQPAGGAAPAPGAAAAATAAAGGAAAGGQQDYSAAWAEYYRQQAAYYGQGGQAPGQAPGPQQGQQAQ; this is encoded by the exons ATGTCTGATTACGGCGCTCTACCGACAAATGGAGTCGGTGCTGGGATGAAAAAAGACGCTTTTGCTGATGCTGTACAACGAGCCAGACAG ATTGCAGCTAAAATCGGTGGAGACGGTGTTCCCTCAGTGAGCAACAACGGTGGAGCTGAGAGTTATCCCTTCGCAGCACAGAAACGGTCCTTGGAAGAAGCAG ATGAACCCGATGCTAAGAAGGTAGCATCACAGAGCGAGATAGATTCTGCATTGT CTATTGGAGCTCAGCTGGCTGCCCTGTCCCAACAAAG TGCCAGGCCCTCCACGATGACAGAGGAGTATAGGGTGCCTGATGGCATGGTCGGCCTCA TCATTGGCCGAGGAGGTGAACAGATTAACAAAATCCAGCAGGATTCTGGCTGCAAGGTCCAGATTGCGCATG ACAGTGCTGGTCTTTCAGAAAGAAGTGTTTCTCTGACCGGATCCCCAGATGCTGTACA GAGAGCTAAGGCCCTTATAGATGACATAGTGTCCAGGGGTCATGAGACGACCAATGGGCAGACAGGTTCCATGCAGGAGATGATCATCCCTGCAGGCAAGGCTGGGCTTATTATAGGCAAAGGAGGAGAGACCATCAAACAGCTACAG GAGCGGGCTGGTGTTAAAATGATTCTTATTCAAGATGGATCCCAGCCACCCAACATTGATAAACCTCTGCGCATCATTGGAGACCCCTACAAAGTGCAG caaGCAAAGGAGATGGTTAATGAGATTCTACGAGAAAGGGATCATGCAGGTTTTGGAGACCGGAATGAATACGGTTCAaggatgggaggaggaggaggaggtggaggcggcggcggtggaggtggtggtggtggtggcggcGGTGGCGGTGGTGGTGGTATTGAT ATCGCTGTGCCCCGCCATTCTGTGGGAGTTGTAATTGGCCGAAGTGGCGAGATGATCAAGAAGATCCAGAGTGATGCTGGAGTGAAGATACAGTTTAAACCTG ATGATGGTACAGGTCCGGATAAAATAGCCCATATTATGGGTCCACCAGACCAGTGTCAGCACGCAGCCTCCATCATCACTGACCTGCTAAATAGCATCCGTGCCAGAGAGGAGGGTGGGCAGGGG GGTCCCCCAGGCTCTGGTGGAGGGATGCCACCTGGAGGACGAGGGCGGGGTAGAGGCCAGGGAAACTGGGGTCCTCCAGGAGGAGAGATGACCTTCTCCATCCCTGCTCACAAATGTGGGCTTGTCAtcggcagaggaggagagaacgTCAAGGCCATCAACCAACAGACCGGGGCGTTTGTTGAGATTTCTCGCCAGCCACCACCAAATGGTGACCCAAACTTCAAACTGTTCATCATCCGTGGGTCGCCACAACAGATTGACCATGCGAAGCAGCTTATAGAAGAGAAGATTGAG GCTCCATTGTGTCCAGTTGGTGGGGGTCCTGGTCCAGGGGGCCCAGGTGGGCCAGGTCCAATGGGTGGTCCTTATAATCCCAACCCTTACAATGCAGGGCCTCCTGGTGGAGCTCCTCA TGGGGGGGCACCTGGTGGTCCACAGTTCTGTCCTCAGGGTTGGGGAAATACCTATCAGCAGTGGCAAGCCCCTGCTCCACATGACCCAA GTAAGGCAGCAGCAGACCCGAACGCAGCATGGGCAGCCTACTATGCACAGTATTACGGTCAACAGCCAGGGGGCGCCATGGCAGGTCAGACTCCAGGAGCccctgctgcagcagcaccagGGGACCAGAGCCAGGCTGCACAGGCTGCTGGGGGGCAGCCGGACTACACTAAAGCTTGGGAGGAGTACTACAAGAAGATGGGCATAA cCCAGCCAGCAGGAGGGGCAGCACCTGCTCCAGGCGCAGCAGCAGCTGCCACAGCGGcggctggaggagctgcagctggagGCCAGCAGGACTACAGTGCAGCCTGGGCTGAGTACTACAGACAGCAGGCTGCCTACTATGGACAGGGAGGGCAGGCACCTGGACAGGCTCCTGGTCCACAGCAGGGACAACAG GCTCAGTAA
- the khsrp gene encoding far upstream element-binding protein 2 isoform X1, with product MSDYGALPTNGVGAGMKKDAFADAVQRARQIAAKIGGDGVPSVSNNGGAESYPFAAQKRSLEEADEPDAKKVASQSEIDSALSIGAQLAALSQQSARPSTMTEEYRVPDGMVGLIIGRGGEQINKIQQDSGCKVQIAHGELDSAGLSERSVSLTGSPDAVQRAKALIDDIVSRGHETTNGQTGSMQEMIIPAGKAGLIIGKGGETIKQLQERAGVKMILIQDGSQPPNIDKPLRIIGDPYKVQQAKEMVNEILRERDHAGFGDRNEYGSRMGGGGGGGGGGGGGGGGGGGGGGGGGIDIAVPRHSVGVVIGRSGEMIKKIQSDAGVKIQFKPDDGTGPDKIAHIMGPPDQCQHAASIITDLLNSIRAREEGGQGGPPGSGGGMPPGGRGRGRGQGNWGPPGGEMTFSIPAHKCGLVIGRGGENVKAINQQTGAFVEISRQPPPNGDPNFKLFIIRGSPQQIDHAKQLIEEKIEAPLCPVGGGPGPGGPGGPGPMGGPYNPNPYNAGPPGGAPHGGAPGGPQFCPQGWGNTYQQWQAPAPHDPSKAAADPNAAWAAYYAQYYGQQPGGAMAGQTPGAPAAAAPGDQSQAAQAAGGQPDYTKAWEEYYKKMGITQPAGGAAPAPGAAAAATAAAGGAAAGGQQDYSAAWAEYYRQQAAYYGQGGQAPGQAPGPQQGQQAQ from the exons ATGTCTGATTACGGCGCTCTACCGACAAATGGAGTCGGTGCTGGGATGAAAAAAGACGCTTTTGCTGATGCTGTACAACGAGCCAGACAG ATTGCAGCTAAAATCGGTGGAGACGGTGTTCCCTCAGTGAGCAACAACGGTGGAGCTGAGAGTTATCCCTTCGCAGCACAGAAACGGTCCTTGGAAGAAGCAG ATGAACCCGATGCTAAGAAGGTAGCATCACAGAGCGAGATAGATTCTGCATTGT CTATTGGAGCTCAGCTGGCTGCCCTGTCCCAACAAAG TGCCAGGCCCTCCACGATGACAGAGGAGTATAGGGTGCCTGATGGCATGGTCGGCCTCA TCATTGGCCGAGGAGGTGAACAGATTAACAAAATCCAGCAGGATTCTGGCTGCAAGGTCCAGATTGCGCATGGTGAGCTAG ACAGTGCTGGTCTTTCAGAAAGAAGTGTTTCTCTGACCGGATCCCCAGATGCTGTACA GAGAGCTAAGGCCCTTATAGATGACATAGTGTCCAGGGGTCATGAGACGACCAATGGGCAGACAGGTTCCATGCAGGAGATGATCATCCCTGCAGGCAAGGCTGGGCTTATTATAGGCAAAGGAGGAGAGACCATCAAACAGCTACAG GAGCGGGCTGGTGTTAAAATGATTCTTATTCAAGATGGATCCCAGCCACCCAACATTGATAAACCTCTGCGCATCATTGGAGACCCCTACAAAGTGCAG caaGCAAAGGAGATGGTTAATGAGATTCTACGAGAAAGGGATCATGCAGGTTTTGGAGACCGGAATGAATACGGTTCAaggatgggaggaggaggaggaggtggaggcggcggcggtggaggtggtggtggtggtggcggcGGTGGCGGTGGTGGTGGTATTGAT ATCGCTGTGCCCCGCCATTCTGTGGGAGTTGTAATTGGCCGAAGTGGCGAGATGATCAAGAAGATCCAGAGTGATGCTGGAGTGAAGATACAGTTTAAACCTG ATGATGGTACAGGTCCGGATAAAATAGCCCATATTATGGGTCCACCAGACCAGTGTCAGCACGCAGCCTCCATCATCACTGACCTGCTAAATAGCATCCGTGCCAGAGAGGAGGGTGGGCAGGGG GGTCCCCCAGGCTCTGGTGGAGGGATGCCACCTGGAGGACGAGGGCGGGGTAGAGGCCAGGGAAACTGGGGTCCTCCAGGAGGAGAGATGACCTTCTCCATCCCTGCTCACAAATGTGGGCTTGTCAtcggcagaggaggagagaacgTCAAGGCCATCAACCAACAGACCGGGGCGTTTGTTGAGATTTCTCGCCAGCCACCACCAAATGGTGACCCAAACTTCAAACTGTTCATCATCCGTGGGTCGCCACAACAGATTGACCATGCGAAGCAGCTTATAGAAGAGAAGATTGAG GCTCCATTGTGTCCAGTTGGTGGGGGTCCTGGTCCAGGGGGCCCAGGTGGGCCAGGTCCAATGGGTGGTCCTTATAATCCCAACCCTTACAATGCAGGGCCTCCTGGTGGAGCTCCTCA TGGGGGGGCACCTGGTGGTCCACAGTTCTGTCCTCAGGGTTGGGGAAATACCTATCAGCAGTGGCAAGCCCCTGCTCCACATGACCCAA GTAAGGCAGCAGCAGACCCGAACGCAGCATGGGCAGCCTACTATGCACAGTATTACGGTCAACAGCCAGGGGGCGCCATGGCAGGTCAGACTCCAGGAGCccctgctgcagcagcaccagGGGACCAGAGCCAGGCTGCACAGGCTGCTGGGGGGCAGCCGGACTACACTAAAGCTTGGGAGGAGTACTACAAGAAGATGGGCATAA cCCAGCCAGCAGGAGGGGCAGCACCTGCTCCAGGCGCAGCAGCAGCTGCCACAGCGGcggctggaggagctgcagctggagGCCAGCAGGACTACAGTGCAGCCTGGGCTGAGTACTACAGACAGCAGGCTGCCTACTATGGACAGGGAGGGCAGGCACCTGGACAGGCTCCTGGTCCACAGCAGGGACAACAG GCTCAGTAA